A part of Aquaspirillum sp. LM1 genomic DNA contains:
- the purF gene encoding amidophosphoribosyltransferase, which produces MCGIIGVVGQTPVNQLLYDGLQVLQHRGQDAAGIVTANGNSFHMHKGSGMVRDVFRTRNMRSLLGKAGIGHVRYPTAGSASSLAEAQPFYVNSPFGIVLAHNGNLTNTEALKRSVFEKDLRHINTQSDSEVLLNVFAHELEQYIEGTQLPVDAIFKGVAGVHRRAKGAYAVVALIADHGLVAFRDPCGIRPLVLGRNDLGEYMLASESVALDCSGFTLVRDIAPGEAVYITFDGQLHARQCAEHTVHAPCLFEYVYFARPDSIIDGASVHAARLNMGEKLAEKIRGLNIDLDVVIPIPDTSLPSALELAKCLNLPFRMGFIKNRYVGRTFIMPGQAVRKKSVRQKLNPIASEFAGKNVLLVDDSIVRGTTSREIVQMARDAGANKVYFASAAPAVRFPNVYGIDMPTRAELLATGRDDGQIAAEIGADAVIYQELDALKQAVRDASGKDSIVLDQFETSCFDGKYITGDIGEAFLAVIESRRQESLASREESQGMLDLNLNVAEQNLVQ; this is translated from the coding sequence ATGTGCGGAATTATTGGGGTAGTGGGACAAACACCGGTTAATCAGCTGTTGTACGACGGTCTGCAGGTGCTGCAGCATCGCGGCCAGGATGCTGCCGGCATTGTTACCGCCAACGGCAACAGCTTTCACATGCACAAGGGCAGTGGCATGGTGCGCGATGTGTTCCGCACCCGCAATATGCGCTCGCTGCTGGGCAAGGCCGGGATTGGCCATGTGCGCTACCCGACTGCCGGATCGGCGTCCAGTCTGGCCGAAGCGCAGCCGTTTTATGTCAACTCGCCCTTTGGCATTGTGCTGGCGCACAACGGCAACCTGACCAATACCGAGGCGCTCAAGCGCTCGGTGTTTGAAAAGGACCTGCGCCATATCAACACCCAGTCGGATTCGGAGGTGCTGCTGAATGTGTTTGCCCACGAGCTGGAGCAATACATTGAAGGCACCCAGTTGCCGGTGGATGCCATTTTCAAGGGCGTGGCCGGGGTGCACCGCCGCGCCAAAGGCGCTTATGCGGTGGTGGCGCTGATTGCCGACCATGGCCTGGTGGCGTTCCGCGATCCCTGCGGGATTCGTCCGCTGGTGCTGGGCCGCAACGATCTGGGCGAATACATGCTCGCCTCGGAATCGGTGGCACTGGACTGTTCCGGCTTTACCCTGGTGCGCGATATTGCCCCAGGCGAAGCGGTGTACATCACCTTTGATGGCCAGCTGCACGCCCGGCAATGCGCCGAGCACACCGTGCACGCACCGTGTCTGTTCGAATACGTCTATTTTGCCCGCCCGGATTCGATTATCGACGGCGCATCGGTGCATGCCGCCCGCCTGAACATGGGTGAAAAATTGGCAGAAAAAATCCGTGGCCTGAATATCGACCTGGATGTGGTGATTCCAATTCCGGACACCAGCCTGCCATCGGCGCTGGAGCTGGCCAAGTGCCTGAACCTGCCGTTCCGCATGGGCTTCATCAAGAACCGCTATGTGGGCCGCACCTTCATCATGCCGGGCCAGGCGGTGCGCAAAAAGTCGGTACGCCAGAAGCTCAACCCGATTGCCAGCGAATTTGCCGGCAAGAATGTGCTACTGGTGGACGATTCCATCGTGCGTGGCACCACCAGCCGCGAAATCGTGCAAATGGCACGCGACGCCGGGGCCAACAAAGTCTACTTTGCTTCCGCCGCGCCGGCGGTGCGTTTCCCCAATGTCTACGGGATTGACATGCCCACCCGCGCCGAATTGCTGGCCACCGGTCGCGATGACGGGCAGATTGCCGCTGAAATTGGCGCGGACGCGGTGATTTATCAGGAACTCGACGCGCTGAAACAGGCAGTCAGGGACGCCAGCGGCAAGGACAGTATTGTGCTGGACCAGTTTGAAACCTCGTGTTTCGACGGAAAGTATATTACCGGCGATATTGGCGAGGCATTTCTGGCGGTGATTGAATCGCGCCGTCAGGAATCGCTGGCCAGCCGCGAAGAATCCCAGGGCATGCTGGATTTGAACCTGAACGTGGCCGAGCAGAATCTGGTGCAATAA
- the folC gene encoding bifunctional tetrahydrofolate synthase/dihydrofolate synthase codes for MTTAASLADWLSRLESLNINSIDLGLNRVAQVKDAMGLTPPCPVITVAGTNGKGSVVAMLSTILHAAGYRVGTFTSPHLLAYNERVAIDLQPASDDLLIAGFAAVETGRGDTRLTYFEFSALAAMYTFLAAKVDVIVLEVGLGGRLDAVNAFDPACAVVVSVDLDHLDWLGSNREAIGREKAGVFRTGVPAICADSRPPRSVIEYAQQIGAPLWCIGQDFGYSKHDDSPQWNFWLGDTRRSALPIPALRGGYQLANASAALAALEAVRQQLPVGMGDIRRGLLDVEWPGRFQVLPGRPVVVLDVAHNPHAARALAGNTLSLGFAEHRYAVFSILGDKDADAVIAAMLEHVDTWLIAPVDSPRALPLDVLAAKLAEHGARDVRQLASVAQAWQLATSQASENDRITVFGSFYTVAEVMKARAAEKAAQRR; via the coding sequence ATGACAACTGCTGCTTCCCTGGCCGACTGGCTGAGTCGGCTGGAATCCCTGAACATCAACAGCATCGACCTGGGCCTGAACCGGGTGGCCCAGGTCAAAGACGCCATGGGCCTGACGCCGCCCTGCCCGGTGATTACCGTCGCCGGCACCAATGGCAAAGGCTCGGTGGTGGCGATGCTGTCCACCATCCTGCACGCTGCCGGCTACCGGGTGGGCACCTTCACCTCGCCGCACCTGCTGGCCTACAACGAGCGGGTGGCCATCGACTTGCAGCCGGCCAGCGATGACTTGCTGATTGCCGGCTTTGCCGCCGTGGAAACCGGGCGCGGCGACACCCGGCTGACGTATTTCGAGTTTTCTGCGCTGGCGGCGATGTACACCTTTCTGGCCGCCAAGGTGGATGTGATTGTGCTGGAAGTGGGCCTGGGTGGCCGGCTGGACGCCGTCAATGCCTTTGACCCGGCTTGCGCGGTGGTGGTCAGCGTCGATCTGGACCATCTGGACTGGCTGGGCAGCAACCGCGAGGCGATTGGCCGGGAAAAGGCCGGGGTGTTTCGCACCGGCGTGCCAGCCATTTGCGCCGACAGCCGCCCGCCGCGCTCGGTGATTGAATACGCCCAGCAGATTGGTGCACCGCTGTGGTGCATTGGCCAGGACTTTGGCTACAGCAAGCACGACGACAGCCCGCAATGGAATTTCTGGCTGGGTGACACCCGCCGCTCTGCCCTGCCGATTCCGGCGCTGCGCGGCGGTTATCAGCTGGCCAACGCCAGCGCGGCGCTGGCGGCGCTGGAAGCGGTGCGCCAACAGCTGCCGGTAGGCATGGGTGACATCCGTCGCGGCCTGCTGGATGTAGAATGGCCGGGCCGTTTTCAGGTGCTGCCCGGCCGCCCGGTGGTGGTGCTTGACGTGGCGCACAACCCGCACGCCGCCCGCGCACTGGCCGGCAACACCCTGAGCCTGGGCTTTGCCGAGCACCGCTATGCGGTGTTTTCCATTCTGGGCGACAAAGACGCCGATGCAGTGATTGCTGCCATGCTGGAACATGTTGACACCTGGCTGATTGCCCCAGTGGACAGCCCACGCGCCTTGCCGCTAGACGTGCTGGCCGCCAAGCTGGCCGAGCACGGTGCCCGCGACGTGCGCCAACTGGCCAGTGTGGCCCAGGCCTGGCAGCTGGCTACATCGCAAGCCAGCGAAAATGATAGAATCACCGTGTTTGGATCGTTTTACACGGTGGCCGAGGTGATGAAAGCCCGCGCCGCCGAGAAGGCCGCCCAGCGGCGCTGA
- a CDS encoding complex I NDUFA9 subunit family protein has protein sequence MSLHPQRIALIGGTGFVGQHLAEQLVGRERQLTLLTRRRERSKALGMLPGVRLLEGGPAALDSLLAGQDAAVHMVGILHGSRRDFERAHVQLTEQVIAACQRQGVRRLVLVSALGAGRDAPSDYQQTKALAEEKLIASGLDWTIIRPSVIFGQGDSFLTLFARLLVIAPCLPLAGANTRFQPVWVEDVVRVIADCLDRRDTIGQRYELTGPETFTLAELVRYVGQLTGHPRPVFGLPKGLAMLQAALMECLPNPPMSRDNVRSLACDNVSVDGFPQAVFGFAPSALTSIAPGWLGGQTTANRYDAFRSRAQR, from the coding sequence ATGTCCCTGCATCCGCAGCGCATTGCCCTGATTGGCGGCACCGGCTTTGTTGGCCAGCATCTGGCCGAGCAACTGGTGGGCCGCGAACGCCAGCTGACCCTGCTGACCCGTCGCCGTGAACGCAGCAAGGCGCTGGGCATGCTGCCTGGCGTGCGCCTGCTGGAAGGCGGCCCGGCGGCGCTGGACAGCCTGCTGGCCGGCCAGGATGCCGCCGTGCACATGGTGGGCATTCTGCATGGCAGCCGACGCGACTTCGAGCGCGCCCATGTGCAGCTGACCGAGCAGGTGATTGCCGCCTGCCAGCGCCAGGGCGTCAGGCGGCTGGTGCTGGTCAGCGCGCTGGGTGCCGGGCGCGATGCGCCGTCGGACTACCAGCAAACCAAGGCGCTGGCCGAAGAAAAACTGATAGCCAGCGGGCTGGACTGGACCATCATCCGCCCGTCAGTGATTTTTGGTCAGGGCGACAGTTTTCTTACCCTGTTTGCCCGCTTGCTGGTCATTGCCCCATGCCTGCCGCTGGCCGGGGCCAACACCCGCTTTCAGCCCGTGTGGGTGGAAGACGTGGTGCGGGTGATTGCCGACTGCCTGGACCGCCGCGACACCATCGGCCAGCGCTACGAGCTGACCGGACCGGAAACCTTCACCCTGGCCGAACTGGTGCGCTACGTTGGCCAGCTGACCGGCCATCCGCGCCCGGTATTCGGCCTGCCCAAGGGGCTGGCCATGCTGCAGGCGGCGCTGATGGAATGCCTGCCCAATCCGCCGATGTCACGCGACAATGTGCGCTCGCTGGCTTGCGACAATGTCAGCGTTGATGGGTTTCCGCAGGCGGTGTTTGGTTTTGCGCCCAGCGCGCTGACCAGCATTGCCCCTGGCTGGCTGGGCGGGCAGACGACGGCCAACCGGTATGACGCATTTCGCAGCCGGGCGCAGCGATGA
- a CDS encoding glutathione peroxidase produces the protein MMLQNREGQRVPDVSFPIRVGNDWQTLTSAGLFNGKTVVVFSLPGAFTPTCSSTHLPRYNELAPTFFANGVDSILCVSVNDTFVMNEWAKDQEAQNLTMVPDGNGEFTAGMGMLVDKQDIGFGQRSWRYAMLVKDGVIEKMFIEPEEPGDPFKVSDADTMLDYVNPAAKKPDQVVVFSKVGCPHCARAKQLLSERGYAYVDPVRGKPRRSGRGRIARTA, from the coding sequence ATCATGCTGCAAAACCGCGAAGGCCAACGTGTCCCCGATGTGTCGTTCCCGATCCGCGTCGGCAACGACTGGCAAACCCTCACCAGCGCCGGGCTGTTCAACGGCAAGACCGTGGTGGTGTTCTCGCTGCCAGGCGCGTTTACCCCCACCTGCTCGTCCACCCACCTGCCGCGCTACAACGAGCTGGCCCCCACCTTTTTTGCCAATGGGGTGGACAGCATTCTGTGTGTGTCGGTCAACGACACCTTTGTGATGAACGAGTGGGCCAAGGATCAGGAAGCGCAAAACCTGACCATGGTGCCAGACGGCAATGGCGAATTTACCGCCGGCATGGGCATGCTGGTAGACAAGCAGGACATCGGCTTTGGCCAGCGCAGCTGGCGCTACGCCATGCTGGTGAAAGACGGCGTGATCGAGAAAATGTTCATCGAGCCAGAAGAACCGGGCGACCCATTTAAAGTGTCTGACGCCGACACCATGCTTGATTATGTCAATCCGGCAGCAAAAAAGCCCGATCAGGTGGTGGTGTTCAGCAAGGTGGGCTGCCCGCATTGCGCCCGCGCCAAGCAGTTGCTCAGCGAACGCGGCTACGCCTACGTTGACCCGGTGCGCGGCAAGCCCCGCCGTTCAGGGCGGGGAAGGATAGCGCGGACGGCGTAG
- a CDS encoding CvpA family protein: MNGLDYLLLAVAGISALMGLRRGLVSEVLSLAGWVVSFILARQFATQAGQWLPLPLPGDEVRWLLGFIGLMLASWLGFFIVRQLLAGVLRVTGLSGLDRFFGMGFGLARGLLAITLGVLLAGLTSWPNHPMWQASALVRPFEQLALAARPWLPGEMAVRVKYPLNADSASLRQLLPEEHGTVLPVMPVSPPTRY; this comes from the coding sequence ATGAACGGTCTGGACTATCTGCTGCTGGCCGTGGCTGGCATCTCGGCGCTGATGGGCCTGCGCCGGGGCCTGGTGTCCGAGGTGCTGTCGCTGGCGGGCTGGGTGGTCAGCTTTATCCTGGCACGCCAGTTTGCCACCCAGGCCGGACAATGGCTGCCACTGCCGCTGCCTGGCGATGAGGTGCGCTGGCTGCTAGGCTTCATTGGTCTGATGCTGGCCAGCTGGCTGGGGTTTTTCATTGTGCGCCAGCTGCTGGCCGGCGTGCTGCGCGTCACCGGCCTATCCGGTCTGGACCGGTTTTTTGGCATGGGCTTTGGCCTGGCGCGCGGCCTGCTGGCAATCACCCTGGGCGTCTTGCTGGCCGGGCTGACCAGCTGGCCCAATCACCCGATGTGGCAGGCATCGGCGCTGGTCCGGCCCTTTGAACAGCTGGCGCTGGCCGCCCGGCCCTGGTTGCCGGGCGAGATGGCGGTGCGGGTCAAATACCCGCTGAACGCTGATAGCGCCTCGCTGCGTCAGCTGCTGCCAGAAGAACACGGCACGGTGCTGCCAGTGATGCCAGTCAGCCCGCCAACGCGCTATTGA
- a CDS encoding multifunctional CCA addition/repair protein — protein MQCYIVGGAVRDRLLGRPVKDRDWVVVGATPEALLAQGFRPVGRDFPVFLHPHSHEEYALARTERKTGKGYHGFVCHAAPDVTLEEDLARRDLTINAMAQTADGDIIDPYHGQDDLRAGVLRHVSLAFAEDPVRILRLARFAARYGFTVADDTRALMRQMVANGEADALVAERVWQELAKGLMETTPSAMFTVLRDCGALARIAPEIDALWGVPQRADYHPEIDCGIHTLLVLDYAAQENQPLPVRFAALTHDLGKALTPAEVLPRHLMHEQRGLAPLKALCERLRVPVECRELALLMCAEHTLVHRAAELRADTVLKLFKRTDALRRPARFAQLLAACRADARGRTGFADCAYPQAEYLASLLAAAQAVNAGEIARGCPQPGEIALAVDTARVAAIEAGKRAWQA, from the coding sequence CTGCAGTGTTACATCGTGGGCGGCGCGGTGCGCGACCGCCTGCTGGGCCGGCCCGTCAAGGACCGTGACTGGGTAGTGGTGGGGGCCACGCCCGAGGCGCTGCTGGCGCAGGGCTTTCGTCCGGTGGGACGGGATTTTCCGGTGTTTTTGCACCCGCACAGCCACGAGGAATACGCGCTGGCGCGCACCGAACGCAAAACCGGCAAGGGCTACCATGGCTTTGTCTGCCATGCTGCACCGGATGTCACCCTGGAAGAAGACCTCGCCCGTCGCGACCTCACCATCAACGCCATGGCGCAAACCGCCGACGGCGACATCATCGACCCCTACCACGGCCAGGACGACCTGCGCGCCGGCGTGCTGCGCCACGTCAGCCTGGCGTTTGCCGAAGACCCGGTGCGCATTTTGCGCCTGGCACGCTTTGCCGCCCGCTATGGCTTTACCGTGGCCGACGACACCCGCGCGCTGATGCGGCAGATGGTGGCCAACGGCGAGGCCGACGCGCTGGTGGCCGAACGGGTGTGGCAGGAACTGGCCAAGGGCCTGATGGAAACCACCCCCTCGGCCATGTTCACCGTGCTGCGCGACTGCGGCGCGCTGGCGCGCATCGCTCCGGAAATCGACGCGCTATGGGGCGTGCCGCAACGGGCGGATTACCACCCGGAAATCGACTGCGGCATCCACACCCTGCTGGTGCTGGACTACGCCGCGCAAGAAAACCAGCCGCTGCCGGTGCGCTTTGCCGCGCTCACCCACGACCTGGGCAAGGCGCTCACCCCGGCTGAGGTGCTGCCGCGCCATCTGATGCATGAGCAGCGCGGCCTGGCCCCGCTCAAAGCCCTGTGCGAGCGCCTGCGCGTGCCGGTGGAATGCCGCGAGCTGGCCTTGCTGATGTGTGCCGAACACACCCTGGTACACCGCGCCGCCGAACTGCGCGCCGACACCGTGCTGAAACTGTTCAAACGCACCGACGCGCTGCGCCGTCCGGCGCGCTTTGCCCAACTGCTGGCCGCCTGCCGCGCCGACGCCCGTGGCCGTACGGGCTTTGCCGACTGCGCCTATCCGCAGGCCGAGTATCTGGCCAGCCTGCTGGCGGCGGCACAAGCGGTGAATGCCGGGGAGATTGCCCGAGGCTGCCCGCAGCCCGGCGAGATTGCCCTGGCGGTGGACACAGCCAGGGTGGCGGCCATAGAGGCAGGCAAGCGGGCGTGGCAAGCCTAG
- a CDS encoding RNA-guided endonuclease TnpB family protein, with protein sequence MQRLQAYKYELMPTGEQQRDMRRFAGSCRFVFNKALALQKERYEQGKKKLGYAGLCKLLTEWRHSTETAWLADAPVHPLQQTLKDLERAYTNFFAKRADFPRFKKKGQHNSFRYPDPKQIKLDQANNRLFLPKLGWLRYRNSREVLGAVKNITVSQSCGKWFVSIQTEREIEQPIPQGGAVGIDMGIARFATLSDGTFHAPLNSFKRHETALRRAQQAMSRKTRFSSNWKKAKSRIQRIHARIGNARRDFLHKATTTISQNHAMVCIEDLQVRNMSKSAAGSPEKPGKQVRAKSGLNKSILDQGWAEFRCQLDYKLAWNGGHLIAVPAQNTSRTCPCCGHVSADNRQMQARFQCVECSFEENADLVGAINILSRGMQRLRDEGQDTADASAGRETAARIACEVSGAVMPPAAGTRRSDSCRLDAGMSAVGIPRL encoded by the coding sequence ATGCAACGCCTTCAAGCCTACAAATACGAACTGATGCCGACCGGCGAACAGCAGCGCGACATGCGCCGCTTTGCTGGCTCGTGCCGTTTCGTGTTCAACAAGGCATTGGCCTTGCAAAAGGAGCGCTACGAGCAAGGCAAGAAGAAGCTTGGCTACGCAGGGCTGTGCAAGCTGCTCACCGAGTGGCGCCACAGCACAGAAACGGCATGGCTGGCCGATGCGCCGGTTCATCCCTTGCAACAGACGCTCAAGGATTTGGAGCGGGCCTACACCAACTTCTTCGCCAAACGCGCTGATTTTCCGCGCTTCAAGAAGAAGGGGCAGCATAACAGCTTCCGCTATCCCGACCCAAAACAGATCAAGCTTGATCAGGCCAACAACCGCCTGTTCCTGCCCAAGCTCGGCTGGCTGCGCTACCGCAACAGCCGCGAGGTGCTGGGCGCGGTGAAGAACATCACCGTGAGCCAGTCTTGCGGCAAATGGTTCGTGAGCATCCAGACCGAACGCGAGATTGAGCAGCCCATCCCGCAGGGTGGCGCAGTCGGCATCGACATGGGCATTGCACGGTTTGCCACGCTCTCGGACGGCACGTTCCATGCCCCGCTCAACAGCTTCAAGCGACACGAGACGGCCTTGCGCCGCGCGCAGCAGGCCATGAGCCGCAAGACCAGATTCAGCAGCAACTGGAAGAAGGCAAAGTCCAGAATCCAGCGCATTCACGCCCGCATCGGCAACGCCCGCCGCGACTTCCTGCACAAAGCCACGACCACGATCAGCCAAAACCACGCGATGGTGTGTATCGAGGACTTGCAAGTGAGAAACATGTCCAAGTCGGCAGCAGGCAGCCCCGAAAAGCCGGGGAAGCAGGTTCGGGCCAAGTCCGGCCTGAACAAGTCCATCCTCGATCAAGGATGGGCCGAGTTCCGCTGCCAATTGGACTACAAACTGGCGTGGAACGGTGGACATCTCATAGCAGTGCCGGCGCAGAACACCAGCCGGACGTGTCCGTGCTGCGGCCATGTGTCGGCGGACAACCGCCAGATGCAGGCCCGGTTCCAGTGTGTGGAATGCAGTTTCGAGGAAAACGCCGATCTGGTCGGCGCGATCAACATCCTGTCTCGCGGGATGCAACGATTGCGAGACGAAGGGCAGGACACGGCGGATGCTTCCGCCGGGCGGGAAACCGCAGCCCGGATCGCCTGTGAAGTGAGCGGTGCAGTCATGCCGCCAGCAGCAGGAACCCGCCGAAGCGACTCATGCCGGCTCGATGCCGGGATGAGCGCCGTAGGAATCCCCCGACTTTAG
- a CDS encoding lytic transglycosylase domain-containing protein, whose product MRKLLYLACLATLPAWAALDADLVAARSGGPALTQAVDSAQGSLLESYPRYWALARNLDQAGSAEVQAFLQRYPDSVLAERLRLDWAKRLARSESWAEFAVEYARLPAVARDEDVQCSDTLRRLRQGDGDAVSEARARWLSQRSSPAGCSALFDALAASGKLNDAELWKRVRLLLSVGSVNSARAISQLAGQPLSAAQVNSPGTADLSSVAGRESALLAIQRQAKNDPNGAAQLLNSLASRLPKTDQGYAWGQIGLAAAKRMDMWNALSAYAKADPRQLSDEQWEWWARAALRQNQWDTVAQVTADMPDTLRNLPSWTYWQGRALKQRGKTTDANSRFARISTLNSFYGLLAREELGTSVGETPARYTPSEREISSMRQTPSVARALALFDIGQRFARPEFREDAKREWRFAMRNQPDENLLAAAEVGRQAGFYDMAIYSADRTASLHDFSLRYLSPYRDITQRYARQLNLDEAWVYGLIRQESRFVHIARSGVGASGLMQLMPATAKWVANKIGLGSFSVNDIGTNIQLGTWYLRHVFDGLDDNAVMATAAYNAGPGRARAWQSGEPLEGAIYAETIPFTETRDYVQKVMANAVHYTANFGGSALRLKERMGWIPAR is encoded by the coding sequence ATGAGAAAACTGCTTTATCTGGCCTGTCTGGCCACCCTGCCCGCCTGGGCCGCCCTTGATGCTGACCTGGTGGCCGCCCGCAGTGGCGGCCCGGCGCTGACCCAGGCAGTGGACAGCGCGCAAGGCAGCCTGCTGGAAAGTTACCCGCGCTACTGGGCACTGGCCCGCAATCTGGACCAGGCGGGCAGCGCCGAGGTGCAGGCGTTCTTGCAGCGCTACCCAGACAGCGTGCTGGCCGAACGGCTGCGGCTGGACTGGGCCAAGCGCCTGGCGCGTAGCGAATCCTGGGCCGAATTTGCCGTGGAATACGCCAGGCTACCGGCAGTGGCCCGCGATGAAGATGTGCAATGCTCGGACACCCTGCGCCGCCTACGCCAGGGCGATGGCGACGCCGTCAGCGAGGCGCGGGCGCGCTGGCTCAGCCAGCGCAGCAGCCCGGCAGGCTGCAGTGCGCTGTTTGATGCACTGGCCGCCAGCGGCAAGCTCAACGATGCCGAGCTGTGGAAGCGCGTGCGCCTGCTGTTGTCAGTGGGCAGTGTGAACAGCGCCCGCGCCATCAGCCAACTGGCAGGTCAGCCTTTGTCGGCTGCGCAGGTCAATAGCCCAGGCACTGCTGACCTGTCCAGCGTGGCTGGGCGGGAAAGCGCGCTGCTGGCGATTCAGCGCCAGGCCAAGAACGACCCGAACGGCGCTGCCCAGTTGCTGAATTCGCTGGCCAGCCGGCTGCCCAAAACCGACCAGGGCTACGCCTGGGGCCAGATTGGCCTGGCCGCCGCCAAGCGGATGGACATGTGGAACGCGCTGAGCGCCTACGCCAAGGCCGACCCGCGCCAGCTCAGCGACGAGCAGTGGGAATGGTGGGCGCGCGCGGCGCTGCGGCAAAACCAGTGGGACACCGTGGCCCAGGTCACTGCCGACATGCCGGACACGCTGCGCAACCTGCCCAGCTGGACCTACTGGCAAGGCCGGGCGCTGAAGCAGCGCGGCAAAACCACCGACGCCAACAGCCGCTTTGCCCGTATCAGCACGCTGAACAGTTTTTATGGCCTGCTGGCCCGCGAAGAGCTGGGCACCTCGGTGGGGGAAACCCCGGCGCGCTACACCCCGTCCGAGCGGGAAATCAGCAGCATGCGGCAAACCCCGTCGGTGGCACGCGCGCTGGCGCTGTTTGACATTGGCCAGCGCTTTGCCCGACCCGAATTCCGCGAAGACGCCAAGCGCGAATGGCGCTTTGCCATGCGCAACCAGCCTGATGAAAACCTGCTGGCTGCTGCCGAAGTGGGCCGGCAGGCCGGCTTTTACGACATGGCCATCTACAGCGCCGACCGCACCGCCAGCCTGCATGATTTCAGCCTGCGCTATCTGTCGCCCTACCGCGACATCACCCAGCGCTATGCCCGCCAGCTGAATCTGGACGAAGCCTGGGTGTACGGGCTGATTCGCCAGGAAAGCCGCTTTGTGCATATTGCCCGCTCGGGCGTGGGCGCGTCCGGCCTGATGCAGCTGATGCCGGCCACCGCCAAATGGGTGGCCAACAAGATTGGCCTGGGCAGTTTTTCGGTGAATGATATCGGCACCAATATCCAGCTGGGCACCTGGTATCTGCGCCATGTGTTTGACGGCCTGGACGACAACGCGGTGATGGCCACTGCGGCCTACAATGCCGGGCCGGGCCGCGCCCGCGCCTGGCAATCTGGCGAACCGCTGGAAGGGGCGATTTACGCGGAAACCATCCCGTTTACCGAAACCCGTGATTATGTGCAGAAGGTGATGGCCAATGCGGTGCATTACACCGCCAACTTTGGCGGCAGCGCCTTGCGGCTGAAAGAGCGCATGGGCTGGATTCCGGCCAGGTAA
- a CDS encoding SPOR domain-containing protein, with the protein MSGLTSQQDELVLLRKRARRRLIGAIVMSLVASGVMLRVLDSKPQHEMRPETVDIVSNLPSDSKPATKPAVPAGEASSTPAADAPPASEKTASAPTPAAAPADTAAPASPPAPPTSTAPAAVPAASLPAAPPPAPALAAAMPAPPPAKSVAAVSPPPVQDTPPPAPKPVPRPEPAKPEPVKADKPEKPEKPAEKPSKKDSHDPAAILSADASKTKKAEKPEVKPEPKPEPKVEKAEKADKAEKKPEKTEKPEKPEKPEKPEKPVTKPEDKPAGKEGKQRYLIQLAALSDPAKADALKQKLAGLGVHASVSRAETSKGEIHRVRVGPFASQEEAKAVMNKLGAAGVSGIMVPQ; encoded by the coding sequence ATGTCAGGATTGACCAGCCAACAGGACGAACTGGTGCTGTTACGCAAACGCGCCCGCCGCCGCTTGATCGGGGCAATCGTCATGAGCCTGGTCGCAAGCGGAGTGATGTTGCGGGTGCTGGACAGCAAACCCCAGCACGAGATGCGCCCGGAAACCGTGGACATCGTCAGCAACCTGCCCAGCGACAGCAAGCCCGCCACCAAACCGGCGGTGCCCGCCGGTGAAGCCAGCTCAACGCCAGCGGCGGATGCCCCGCCGGCCAGCGAGAAAACCGCCAGCGCCCCGACGCCTGCGGCGGCACCTGCCGACACTGCTGCGCCGGCCAGCCCCCCGGCTCCGCCCACCAGCACGGCCCCCGCCGCTGTACCTGCCGCCAGCCTGCCGGCAGCGCCGCCGCCTGCCCCCGCCCTAGCCGCCGCCATGCCTGCGCCGCCGCCGGCCAAATCGGTGGCTGCCGTCAGCCCGCCGCCGGTCCAGGATACGCCACCGCCCGCACCCAAGCCGGTGCCACGCCCAGAGCCAGCCAAGCCTGAGCCGGTGAAAGCCGACAAACCGGAAAAACCCGAAAAACCGGCGGAAAAACCCAGCAAGAAAGACAGCCACGACCCGGCTGCCATCTTGAGTGCCGACGCCAGCAAGACCAAAAAAGCGGAAAAGCCCGAGGTCAAACCCGAGCCCAAGCCTGAGCCCAAGGTAGAAAAAGCCGAAAAAGCCGACAAGGCCGAGAAAAAGCCGGAAAAAACCGAAAAACCGGAAAAACCGGAAAAACCGGAAAAACCGGAAAAACCCGTCACCAAGCCAGAAGACAAGCCGGCAGGCAAGGAAGGCAAGCAGCGCTATCTGATTCAGCTGGCAGCCCTGTCCGACCCGGCCAAGGCCGATGCGCTCAAGCAAAAACTGGCAGGCCTGGGCGTACATGCCTCGGTCAGCCGGGCCGAAACCAGCAAGGGTGAAATCCACCGCGTGCGGGTGGGGCCGTTTGCCTCGCAGGAAGAAGCCAAGGCGGTGATGAACAAGCTGGGTGCCGCTGGCGTGTCCGGCATCATGGTGCCGCAGTAA